DNA sequence from the Bacilli bacterium genome:
GGCCGCAAAAATGTCAAGTTGGGAATCGGCCCGGTCATCGAAGACGGATTTTACTATGACATTGATATGGACAAGTCGCTTACGCCTGAAGATCTGGAAGCAATCGAGCGGGAAATGGCAAAAATCGTTCAGGAAGACTTGCCGATTAAACGGCGCGAGGTAAGCCGCGAGGAAGCGCTGGCCATTTATACGGAACTGGGCGATGAGTTGAAGCTGGAACTGATTCGCGATTTGCCCGATGACGCTGTCATATCGATCTACGACCAGGGCGAATTTTTCGACCTGTGCCGGGGGCCGCACTTGCCATCGACCGGAAAAATCAAAGCGTTCAAATTGCTGAATTTGGCCGGGGCATACTGGCGCGGCGACTCCCGCAACAAGATGCTGCAGCGCATATATGGCACGGCATTCGCGAAACAAGCCCAGCTTGATGAATATTTGCGCCTGCTGGAGGAAGCGAAAAAGCGGGATCACCGGAAACTGGGCCGCGAGTTGAAGATGTTCACCTTCTCCCGCGAAGTCGGCCAGGGCTTGCCGCTTTGGCTGCCGTACGGGGCGAAACTGCGCCGGACGTTGGAACGCTACATCATCGACCTGGAAGAAAAATTGGGCTACCGGCACGTTTACACGCCGGTATTGGCCAATGTCGAATTATACAAAATTTCCGGGCACTGGGAGCATTATCAGGATGACATGTTTCCGAAGATGACGCTGGATAATGAAGAACTGGTGCTGCGTCCGATGAACTGTCCGCACCATATCATGGTGTACAAGAGTGAAATGCACAGTTATCGCGACTTGCCCGTAAGAATTGCGGAATTGGGCACCATGCACCGCTACGAGATGTCCGGCGCGCTGACCGGCTTGCACCGGGTACGGGCGATGACCTTGAACGACGCGCATATTTTCTGCCGTCCGGACCAAATCAAAGAAGAATTTGGCCGCGTCGTGAAACTGATCCGCAAAGTATATGAAGATTTCGGGATCAAGGAATACCGCTTCCGGCTGTCGTATCGCGATCCCAAAGACACGGAGAAATACTTCCCCAATGACGCGATGTGGGAAA
Encoded proteins:
- the thrS gene encoding threonine--tRNA ligase, which gives rise to MSIQVTLPDGAIREYASGTTVAQVAASISPGLLKNAVAGKVDGKTVDLSHALLNDASVEIVTPDNPAGLEVLRHSSAHLMAQAIGRLYGRKNVKLGIGPVIEDGFYYDIDMDKSLTPEDLEAIEREMAKIVQEDLPIKRREVSREEALAIYTELGDELKLELIRDLPDDAVISIYDQGEFFDLCRGPHLPSTGKIKAFKLLNLAGAYWRGDSRNKMLQRIYGTAFAKQAQLDEYLRLLEEAKKRDHRKLGRELKMFTFSREVGQGLPLWLPYGAKLRRTLERYIIDLEEKLGYRHVYTPVLANVELYKISGHWEHYQDDMFPKMTLDNEELVLRPMNCPHHIMVYKSEMHSYRDLPVRIAELGTMHRYEMSGALTGLHRVRAMTLNDAHIFCRPDQIKEEFGRVVKLIRKVYEDFGIKEYRFRLSYRDPKDTEKYFPNDAMWEMSQRMLREVVTELELPFFEAEGEAAFYGPKLDVQIKTALGKEETLSTAQLDFLLPERFELEYVGDDGQKHRPVMIHRGIISTMERMTAFLLENFAGALPLWLCPVQARVLPITTAYEDYAKQVAEFLQQEGISVETDLRNEKLGYKIRAAQLDKIPYMLIVGENEATGKTVSVRRRGMGDIGAKPLAEAAAMILDDIRTKRID